In Sediminitomix flava, a single genomic region encodes these proteins:
- the codB gene encoding cytosine permease, giving the protein MSQTEDRDFALGKVKESHKKGFLPMLVLMLGFTFFSASMWTGGELGTKVTASEFIIAVLFGNLILGIYTASLAYISADTGLSTHLLAKYSFGKVGAHLPSILLSVTQVGWFGVGVAMFALPLQKVTGWDLQTIIIVSGLVMTLTALFGIKSLTILSFIAVPSIAVLGCYSVGKSLFDFGGTDALFNIQPTETIPMYTAISMCVATFISGGTLTPDFTRFSKNKKTAVSTTLIAFFLGNSLMFIFGAVGAAFYKESDISNVLMQQGMIVIAMIVLGLNIWTTNDNALYASGLGISNITQLPKKIVVLINGVLGTLLALWLYNNFVGWLSFLNTMLPSIGGVIIADYFLVKKGVYCDYTSNTFQKIRWTAIVAWVMGVLAAQYLPGIPPLNGVISAIVSYWIFEKVQLSIQSKKQLETN; this is encoded by the coding sequence ATGTCACAAACTGAAGACCGAGATTTTGCATTAGGCAAAGTAAAAGAATCACACAAGAAAGGGTTCCTTCCAATGCTAGTTCTAATGCTTGGATTCACTTTCTTTTCTGCTAGTATGTGGACAGGAGGAGAATTGGGCACAAAGGTAACTGCCTCTGAATTTATTATTGCGGTACTTTTCGGGAATTTAATTCTGGGTATTTACACAGCATCGCTCGCATATATCTCAGCAGATACAGGATTATCTACACACCTTTTAGCAAAATATTCATTCGGAAAAGTTGGAGCGCACCTTCCATCAATTTTATTGAGTGTGACTCAAGTAGGCTGGTTTGGTGTAGGTGTTGCGATGTTCGCATTACCTCTTCAAAAAGTGACAGGCTGGGATTTACAAACCATCATTATTGTGTCGGGTTTAGTCATGACACTTACAGCACTTTTCGGAATTAAATCATTGACAATCCTAAGTTTCATTGCTGTTCCTTCAATTGCTGTTTTAGGATGTTATTCTGTAGGAAAATCTTTATTTGATTTTGGAGGCACAGACGCACTCTTCAATATTCAACCAACAGAAACAATTCCGATGTACACAGCCATTAGTATGTGTGTTGCTACATTTATCAGTGGAGGTACATTGACACCCGATTTCACAAGATTTTCAAAAAATAAGAAAACAGCCGTATCAACAACTCTGATAGCCTTTTTCTTAGGGAATTCGTTGATGTTTATTTTTGGAGCAGTCGGAGCTGCATTTTACAAAGAGTCTGATATTTCAAATGTATTGATGCAGCAAGGTATGATTGTAATTGCAATGATTGTGCTTGGTCTTAACATCTGGACTACGAATGATAATGCTCTTTATGCCTCTGGACTTGGTATTTCTAATATCACTCAACTTCCTAAAAAAATAGTTGTACTCATCAATGGTGTGCTAGGAACATTACTTGCTCTCTGGTTATACAATAACTTTGTAGGCTGGTTGAGTTTCCTTAACACTATGCTTCCTTCTATTGGAGGAGTAATTATTGCAGACTATTTCTTAGTAAAAAAAGGCGTTTACTGTGACTATACATCCAATACTTTTCAAAAAATTAGATGGACGGCAATTGTCGCTTGGGTAATGGGAGTTTTAGCCGCTCAGTATTTGCCAGGTATTCCACCGCTAAATGGCGTAATTTCAGCAATTGTATCTTATTGGATTTTCGAAAAAGTCCAGCTTTCTATACAATCGAAAAAACAGCTAGAAACGAACTAA
- a CDS encoding type I phosphoribosyltransferase has product MLQEIRNQKENSLYKIADEKSTNVERFILSTPESRAICNDPLVLGIEYTRNLRKSCSKFFKIIKEEHVFELEEKQTVVYNILRGGLNFDLREALADAYSWNLHNSAFISAQRSRVSEDSEEWHILESDYKKVYFPNDADIVIGDVVATGTSLKHGMEIMIKEAQKQNKTLRSLTFFTYGGPITDDVLEETDQKLRKAFPNYQKTMLCYLEGRFEIPTPESVFQIKITGTDLVRKDSLMAPEFIESQYEAPSFPLERCTIYDAGSRAFHVQEYLEDVLEYWSEVLKLSDKDTFETYLEERFPELDQTRFGNQNLKSICEEQIKKLQKLL; this is encoded by the coding sequence ATGCTTCAGGAGATCCGAAATCAGAAAGAAAATTCCCTCTACAAAATTGCAGATGAAAAGTCTACAAATGTTGAACGTTTCATCTTGTCTACCCCAGAATCAAGAGCCATTTGTAATGATCCATTAGTACTAGGAATAGAATATACTCGCAATTTAAGAAAATCCTGTTCTAAATTCTTTAAAATAATTAAAGAAGAACACGTTTTTGAGCTTGAAGAAAAGCAAACAGTAGTTTACAATATTCTTAGAGGAGGGCTTAATTTTGACCTCAGAGAAGCTTTAGCTGATGCTTACTCATGGAACCTACATAACTCTGCATTTATTTCAGCCCAAAGAAGTCGAGTGTCAGAAGATTCTGAAGAATGGCATATTCTAGAATCTGATTACAAAAAAGTATATTTCCCAAATGATGCTGACATTGTGATTGGAGATGTAGTCGCGACAGGAACTAGTCTCAAACATGGGATGGAAATCATGATTAAAGAAGCACAAAAGCAAAACAAAACGCTAAGATCATTAACATTTTTCACCTATGGTGGCCCAATTACCGACGATGTACTTGAAGAAACGGATCAAAAACTCAGAAAAGCGTTTCCAAACTATCAAAAAACAATGCTTTGTTACTTGGAAGGTCGATTTGAAATCCCAACTCCAGAAAGTGTTTTCCAAATAAAAATAACGGGAACCGACCTTGTTCGAAAAGATTCTTTAATGGCTCCTGAGTTTATAGAATCACAATATGAAGCTCCTAGTTTCCCCCTTGAAAGGTGTACAATTTATGATGCTGGTTCAAGGGCATTTCATGTTCAAGAATACCTAGAGGATGTTTTAGAATATTGGAGTGAGGTATTAAAATTAAGTGATAAGGATACATTTGAGACATATCTAGAAGAGCGTTTTCCAGAACTTGACCAAACACGATTTGGTAACCAAAACCTCAAAAGTATCTGCGAAGAACAAATCAAAAAACTTCAGAAACTACTATAA
- the dinB gene encoding DNA polymerase IV, translating into MENIKDDIEPIRKIIHVDMDAFYASVEQRDNPDLRGKPIAVGGDSKRGVVAAASYEARKFGVRSAMSSVVAKRKCKDLIFVRARFEVYKEVSGQIRSVFEKYTDLIEPLSLDEAYLDVTENKLEIKSAIRIAQLIRREIKELTGLTASAGVSYNKFLAKTASDLDKPDGLSVILPNQAIEFLENLAIEKFYGIGKVTSKKMKSLGIHRGKDLKMWPESELKRLFGKSGSYYFNIVRGIDGRRVISSRERKSVGAELTFFDDLNTIDELTEKLQKIEEILWKRIEKIQKRGKTLTLKVKNSDFTVLTRSKTVDHLIQSQSEIREIYMELLNEWNEQDFQIRLLGLSISNLSTGEPKKEHIVRQLKINYEGF; encoded by the coding sequence TTGGAAAATATAAAGGACGATATAGAACCAATCCGTAAGATTATCCATGTAGATATGGATGCTTTTTATGCATCTGTTGAACAAAGGGATAATCCAGATTTACGAGGTAAACCAATAGCTGTAGGTGGCGATTCTAAAAGGGGAGTTGTAGCTGCCGCAAGTTATGAGGCACGTAAATTTGGAGTTAGGTCAGCAATGTCTTCTGTTGTAGCCAAAAGGAAGTGTAAGGATTTGATTTTTGTGAGAGCAAGGTTTGAGGTGTATAAGGAAGTTTCGGGGCAGATTCGGAGTGTTTTTGAGAAATATACAGATTTGATCGAGCCACTTTCATTGGATGAGGCTTACCTTGATGTTACAGAAAATAAACTTGAAATAAAGTCTGCAATACGTATCGCACAATTGATCAGACGAGAAATTAAGGAGTTGACGGGGCTTACGGCTTCAGCTGGAGTTTCTTATAATAAGTTTTTAGCCAAAACGGCTTCTGATCTTGATAAGCCTGATGGACTTTCGGTCATTCTACCAAACCAAGCTATCGAATTTCTTGAGAATTTAGCCATTGAAAAGTTTTATGGTATTGGAAAAGTGACATCCAAAAAAATGAAATCTCTGGGTATTCATAGGGGGAAAGATCTTAAAATGTGGCCTGAAAGTGAGTTAAAAAGATTGTTTGGTAAATCAGGTAGTTACTATTTTAATATTGTTAGAGGAATAGATGGTAGGCGTGTTATTTCGAGTCGTGAAAGAAAGTCAGTAGGAGCAGAGCTTACTTTTTTTGATGATTTGAATACTATTGATGAGCTAACAGAGAAACTTCAAAAAATTGAAGAAATTTTGTGGAAACGTATTGAGAAAATTCAGAAAAGAGGAAAAACCCTTACCCTCAAAGTGAAGAATTCTGATTTTACGGTCTTGACAAGAAGTAAAACAGTCGATCATTTAATCCAAAGTCAATCTGAAATTAGAGAAATCTACATGGAACTACTCAATGAATGGAATGAACAAGATTTTCAGATAAGATTGTTGGGTTTAAGTATTTCGAATTTATCTACTGGAGAACCTAAGAAAGAACATATAGTAAGACAGCTTAAAATCAACTATGAAGGTTTTTGA
- a CDS encoding sensor histidine kinase — MKNFNSLIDTYFKDFIYFFSGHPKDFPLEHRTLNIASLIAFVFICAFNIAINLLLHSPMLMLFLSINALTYVYFYYRSKIKGEYQGIVIPWFILTFFLFNVIYFFSDGWKGTGTILIFYVITILLFHFTDSKKHILFGLLIIVNLAILMIMDYVYPDHTYHFPTDKIRFVDDFIVVICSFFAIILIINTFKRNFELERRQVAYQNISLKVAKKQAETALQRQRELTEMESFFISMASHQFKTPLAIIKSNIQILQKISSQNEEMKKNEMSNRAYQGIEYAVGQMNHLLQDVLYMKKTEQMQLHFVPTRLSMLCHELSAQLQISDKERRRVEVIMEGTEVPIYLDTEYFKNALSNLFSNALKYSEGQRAPIIFISYYAKNVFIRIKDFGIGISQGDMKNLFHPFYRGQNVKQLNGSGLGLSISKIIIEKHHGKIRAFSQLERGTTICINLPYEFANLAENEEIMTDEMIDELIANEESISNQKPS, encoded by the coding sequence TTGAAGAATTTTAATAGCCTAATCGATACTTACTTTAAAGATTTCATTTATTTTTTTAGTGGTCACCCCAAAGACTTCCCTCTAGAGCATAGAACCCTAAACATTGCATCATTAATCGCTTTTGTATTTATATGTGCATTCAACATTGCGATTAACCTACTCTTACATTCACCCATGCTTATGCTTTTCTTAAGCATAAACGCACTCACTTACGTTTATTTCTATTACCGTTCCAAAATCAAAGGTGAGTATCAAGGAATAGTCATCCCTTGGTTTATCCTTACTTTTTTTCTTTTTAATGTGATATACTTTTTCTCTGATGGATGGAAAGGAACAGGTACGATATTAATTTTCTATGTGATAACCATTCTACTTTTTCATTTTACTGATAGTAAAAAACATATTCTTTTCGGATTACTAATCATTGTAAATTTGGCAATTCTAATGATTATGGATTATGTCTATCCTGATCATACTTATCATTTCCCTACTGATAAAATTCGATTTGTTGATGATTTTATCGTGGTCATCTGTTCCTTCTTTGCAATCATACTCATTATCAACACTTTTAAACGAAACTTTGAATTAGAAAGAAGGCAAGTTGCTTATCAAAATATATCTTTGAAAGTCGCAAAAAAACAAGCTGAAACAGCTTTACAAAGACAAAGAGAATTGACCGAAATGGAATCATTCTTTATTTCAATGGCTTCTCATCAATTCAAAACACCACTAGCCATTATCAAAAGCAATATTCAAATCCTACAAAAAATCAGTAGTCAGAATGAGGAAATGAAAAAAAATGAGATGTCGAATAGGGCTTATCAAGGAATTGAATATGCTGTAGGACAAATGAATCACCTCCTTCAAGATGTATTGTACATGAAAAAAACTGAGCAAATGCAATTACATTTTGTCCCGACTAGGTTATCAATGCTCTGCCATGAATTATCAGCACAGTTACAAATCAGTGATAAAGAAAGACGACGCGTAGAAGTAATTATGGAAGGAACAGAAGTCCCTATCTACCTTGATACGGAATACTTCAAAAATGCTTTATCTAATCTATTTTCTAATGCATTAAAATATTCGGAAGGACAAAGAGCACCAATTATTTTCATTTCTTATTATGCAAAAAATGTTTTCATAAGAATAAAAGACTTTGGAATTGGTATTTCACAAGGAGATATGAAAAACCTTTTCCACCCATTTTATAGAGGGCAAAATGTCAAACAGTTAAACGGCTCTGGTTTAGGATTATCAATTTCTAAGATAATTATTGAAAAACATCATGGAAAAATACGCGCTTTCAGTCAGTTAGAAAGAGGCACGACTATATGTATCAACTTGCCGTACGAGTTTGCAAATCTAGCCGAAAATGAAGAAATAATGACGGATGAAATGATTGATGAATTAATAGCAAATGAAGAAAGCATAAGTAATCAAAAACCTTCATAG